In Syntrophorhabdus sp., the sequence CTTCGGGGCTGAAGCACTGCCTGGAGGTCGGCTGTCTGAGGGAGACGCTCAAGGTCCCGCCGGGGGAGCGCCATGAACTGTGCCGCGGGCTCCATGCGGAACAGAACGCGATCATACAGGCGGCGTATCACGGGGTGTCCATAAACGGCGCTCATCTCTATTGCACCCACCTGCCCTGCTCGATATGCATAAAGATGCTCATCAACTCGGGCATCCGGGAGGTCTGTTACGAGAACGGATATCCCGATGAGCTTTCCTTAAGCCTCATCGAAGAATCGGGCATTGTGCTCAAAAGGATAGAAAGGGCCAAGACAGAAGACCCTTCGACCCGAAGAACACCCCCGGCGCCGAAGGGCAGGACAAAACGAAAGATAGCGTCGCGCAACACCTGAGGGTCGTCGGGGTGGCCTTATGAAGTGTCCCTTCTGCAGCTACGTGGAAAGCAAGGTCCTCGATTCGAGGATGAGCAAGGAAATGGACACGATCCGGCGCCGACGCGAGTGTCTCAAATGCGGCAAACGGTTTACCACCGCCGAAAGGCTCGAGGAGGGACTGCCCCTTGTCGTCAAGAAGGACGGGAGGCGGGAAGTGTTCGACAGGACAAAGATCCTCGGCGGGCTGAACAAGGCCTGCGAGAAGAGACCCATCAGCGTTACCAACCTGGAAAAGATCGTCTCGAGGATCGAATACAATCTCCTCGAGAAGGGCGAGCGGGAAATAAAGGCCACGGAGATCGGCGAGATGGTCATGAGCGAGCTCAAAACCCTCGATGAGGTCGCGTATGTCCGCTTCGCTTCCGTTTACAGGCAATTCCGTGATATAAATGAGTTCATGAGCGAGCTGACCCAGTTGCTCTTGAAGAAGGATGAGGAGTGACCTGCCGGTGAAAGACGAACAGTACATGCGCATGGCCCTTGCCCTCGCGAAGAAGGGCCTCGGAACGGTGTCCCCCAATCCCATGGTCGGGGCCATCCTCGTGAAGGACAAAGCCGTTGTTGGCAAGGGCTATCACAGGAAGGCCGGCTCCCACCACGCGGAGGTTGGAGCCATTGAGAGCGCTGGCGAGAACGCCTCGGGCTCGACGCTGTACGTCAATCTCGAGCCCTGCGTCCATTACGGCAGGACACCGCCCTGCGCGGACCGGATCATAGCCGCCGGCATCACGAGAGTGGTGGTGGGCATGCTCGACCCCAATCCGCTCGTCAACGGCAAGGGTGTGGAGATGCTGCGCAAGGCAGGCATAGATGTCAAGGTGGGGATGCTCGAGGACGAGGCCCGCCGCCTCAATGAGGTATTCGTAGGCTCCATGGAAAAGAAGAGGCCTTTCGTCACCATGAAGGCGGCAGTCAGCCTCGATGGCAAGATCGCCACCAAGACCTGCGATTCCCGGTGGATATCCAACGAGGAATCGCGGCGGCAGGCCAAC encodes:
- a CDS encoding cytidine deaminase, with the translated sequence MKNHRPDWGSYFMEIANIVSMRSTCLRRNVGAVIVKDKRILATGYNGAPSGLKHCLEVGCLRETLKVPPGERHELCRGLHAEQNAIIQAAYHGVSINGAHLYCTHLPCSICIKMLINSGIREVCYENGYPDELSLSLIEESGIVLKRIERAKTEDPSTRRTPPAPKGRTKRKIASRNT
- the nrdR gene encoding transcriptional repressor NrdR, with amino-acid sequence MKCPFCSYVESKVLDSRMSKEMDTIRRRRECLKCGKRFTTAERLEEGLPLVVKKDGRREVFDRTKILGGLNKACEKRPISVTNLEKIVSRIEYNLLEKGEREIKATEIGEMVMSELKTLDEVAYVRFASVYRQFRDINEFMSELTQLLLKKDEE